The following proteins are co-located in the Anomalospiza imberbis isolate Cuckoo-Finch-1a 21T00152 chromosome 1, ASM3175350v1, whole genome shotgun sequence genome:
- the HTR5A gene encoding 5-hydroxytryptamine receptor 5A produces MERPLNLSCLADTTPDSGNRSGSSAGPEGGQAHLSVFSVLILTLLAMLVVATFLWNGLVLATILRVRSFHRVPHNLVASMAVSDVMVAALVMPLSLVHELSGRRWRLGRSLCQVWISFDVLCCTASIWNVTAIALDRYWSITRHLEYTLRTRRRISNIMIALTWALSAFISLAPLLFGWGETYSEDSEECQVSQEPSYTIFSTFGAFYLPLCVVLFVYWKIYRAARFRIGSRKSNSITPITPEALEVKEAAQQPQMVFTVRHATVTFQTDGDTWREQKEKKAALMVGILIGVFVLCWIPFFITELINPLCSCDIPPIWKSIFLWLGYSNSFFNPLIYTAFNKNYNNAFRNLFFRQQ; encoded by the exons atGGAGCGCCCGCTCAACCTCAGCTGCCTCGCCGATACGACGCCGGACAGCGGCAACAGGAGCGGGTCCTCCGCCGGCCCCGAGGGCGGCCAGGCCCATCTCTCCGTCTTCAGCGTGTTGATTCTCACCCTGTTGGCCATGCTGGTGGTGGCCACGTTCCTCTGGAACGGGCTGGTCCTGGCCACCATCCTCCGCGTGCGCAGTTTCCACCGGGTGCCCCACAACCTGGTGGCCTCCATGGCCGTCTCTGACGTGATGGTGGCAGCCCTGGTCATGCCCCTCAGCTTGGTGCACGAGTTGTCCGGGCGGCGGTGGCGGCTGGGCCGGTCACTCTGCCAGGTGTGGATCTCCTTCGATGTGCTCTGCTGCACTGCCAGCATCTGGAATGTCACGGCCATTGCCCTCGACCGCTACTGGTCCATCACCCGCCACCTGGAGTACACGCTCCGCACCCGGCGCCGCATCTCCAACATCATGATTGCTCTCACCTGGGCGCTCTCTGCCTTCATCTCTCTGGCCCCACTACTCTTTGGCTGGGGAGAGACTTACTCAGAGGACAGTGAAGAGTGCCAAGTCAGCCAGGAGCCTTCCTACACCATCTTCTCCACCTTTGGGGCTTTCTACCTGCCTCTCTGCGTGGTGCTCTTTGTGTACTGGAAGATCTACAGAGCTGCCAGGTTTCGAATTGGATCTCGCAAGAGCAACTCCATCACCCCCATTACACCAGAAGCACTGGAG GTGAAAGAAGCTGCCCAGCAGCCACAGATGGTCTTCACTGTCCGTCACGCCACTGTTACATTCCAGACGGACGGAGACACGTGgagagagcagaaggaaaagaaagctgcCCTGATGGTGGGCATCCTTATTGGGGTCTTCGTGCTCTGCTGGATCCCCTTCTTCATCACAGAGCTCATCAACCCACTCTGCTCATGTGACATCCCACCCATTTGGAAGAGCATTTTTCTGTGGCTGGGTTATTCAAATTCCTTTTTTAATCCACTCATCTACACTGCTTTCAACAAAAACTACAACAATGCCTTCAGGAACCTATTCTTTAGGCAGCAGTGA